A DNA window from Aminiphilus circumscriptus DSM 16581 contains the following coding sequences:
- the dtd gene encoding D-aminoacyl-tRNA deacylase gives MRAVVQRVDWANVRVGEETVGEVGLGMCVLLGVSGEDTDADVTWMAEKIATLRIFEDAEGKLNRSLGDVGGSMLVISQFTLYGDCRKGRRPSFTEAAPPEKGKSCYELFCRLVEEKGIPVSTGIFRADMRVSLCNNGPVTMIIDSKGVF, from the coding sequence GTGCGTGCCGTCGTGCAGCGTGTGGATTGGGCGAATGTTCGGGTCGGCGAGGAAACGGTGGGCGAGGTGGGTTTGGGGATGTGCGTTCTCCTCGGTGTCTCCGGGGAGGATACGGACGCCGATGTGACCTGGATGGCCGAGAAGATCGCCACGCTGCGCATTTTCGAAGATGCCGAGGGAAAACTCAACCGCTCTTTGGGTGATGTAGGCGGATCCATGCTCGTGATCTCTCAGTTCACGCTCTACGGGGATTGCCGGAAAGGGCGAAGGCCTTCCTTCACGGAAGCCGCGCCTCCCGAGAAAGGCAAGTCCTGTTACGAACTCTTCTGCCGTCTGGTCGAGGAGAAGGGCATTCCCGTTTCCACGGGGATCTTTCGTGCGGACATGCGGGTGTCTCTTTGCAACAACGGTCCCGTCACGATGATCATCGACAGCAAAGGAGTGTTCTAA
- the minC gene encoding septum site-determining protein MinC — protein sequence MNEKNGEELRGETAENGQILLKGGVQGLRLIIPEHFSGEELRKGLQEILSGGKHILQGARIVFDLQGRATDAGEILWILEHFVWPGNVSVLSWVTYSAETLEILRRSGFPTGEPAPTGHAAERTHRSLVLERSLRSGQRVEHGGDVVIVGSVNDGAEVFAGGNIVVWGRLQGIAHAGSEGNADARILTRVFEASQVRIGRKVSYVDKDSSWWGKSVVIGIEDETFIVRPLTIQS from the coding sequence ATGAACGAGAAAAACGGCGAAGAGCTCCGGGGAGAAACTGCTGAAAACGGACAGATTCTCCTGAAGGGAGGCGTCCAGGGATTACGACTCATCATTCCCGAGCATTTTTCCGGTGAAGAATTGCGGAAGGGATTGCAGGAAATTCTCTCCGGAGGAAAACACATCCTCCAGGGTGCCCGGATCGTGTTCGATCTCCAGGGGCGTGCCACGGATGCCGGGGAGATACTCTGGATTCTGGAGCACTTTGTCTGGCCCGGAAATGTTTCTGTGCTTTCCTGGGTGACCTATTCCGCGGAGACCCTGGAGATCCTCCGCCGGAGCGGATTTCCCACGGGGGAACCCGCTCCGACGGGACATGCCGCCGAACGCACTCATCGTTCTCTCGTGTTGGAGCGTTCCTTGCGCTCCGGACAGAGGGTCGAACATGGAGGCGATGTCGTCATTGTCGGCTCCGTGAATGACGGTGCGGAGGTCTTCGCCGGGGGGAACATCGTCGTGTGGGGGCGACTCCAGGGAATTGCCCATGCCGGCTCGGAGGGCAATGCCGATGCCCGGATTCTGACAAGGGTCTTCGAAGCCTCGCAGGTGCGCATCGGACGAAAAGTGAGTTATGTGGACAAGGATTCCTCCTGGTGGGGAAAATCCGTCGTCATCGGTATCGAGGATGAGACGTTCATCGTTCGGCCTCTGACGATCCAGTCGTAG
- the mrdA gene encoding penicillin-binding protein 2, giving the protein MSPERTSMDFRLLVWRIFMMVGLFLLVGGLYSFQVAQADRYVKLATDNRLRFIRIPPPRGVIYDANGLSLAENVRTFDIKGYPLDLSKEGVFSRIAVLFQRHGIPFTEEDLARSCDRQFWAPFRAVTLVSNLTLSQVADLVTDPEFVPQLFPFPVWRRIYPAGPLAAHVTGYVGEITREELQQRGDQGYLGGDQLGKAGIERFYEEQLRGQAGEEAVEVDARGRRLRQIDYRPPAPGADIRLTLDLGAQRVAAELMSGRRGVLLAMDVHTGALRVFYSSPTYDVNPLTWGVSPSEWGKLVNDPDRPMLNRAIGGVYPPGSVFKVVPALLGLASGTVTASTTVHCPGYMNLGDRTFRCWQRWGHGRENLVTAIRDSCDVYFYQLGLWLGADALVSFAERFGIGQLTGVDLPGEVEGTAAGREWKKRRLNESWYQGDTVNYSIGQGFLLMTPLQVARMAAVVANGGKLVTPHFAEGHSASVTDLQLPQEALRLVRKGLEEVVRTGTGKPAGAFGVEIAGKTGTAQNAHGEDHAWFFGYAPAKDPKLVAVALVEGGGKGSSVAGPLVAELLAYLCLGERRGNEGRGGQ; this is encoded by the coding sequence GTGTCCCCTGAACGGACCTCCATGGATTTTCGCCTTCTCGTCTGGAGAATTTTCATGATGGTGGGCCTGTTTCTTCTGGTGGGAGGGCTTTATTCGTTTCAGGTCGCCCAGGCGGATCGCTATGTCAAGCTCGCCACGGACAACCGGCTGCGGTTTATCCGCATTCCTCCGCCTCGGGGAGTGATCTACGACGCAAACGGCCTCTCCCTCGCGGAGAACGTCCGGACCTTCGACATCAAAGGATATCCTCTGGATCTTTCCAAGGAGGGGGTTTTTTCTCGAATTGCCGTGCTGTTTCAGCGACATGGCATTCCATTTACCGAAGAGGATCTGGCGCGTTCCTGTGACAGACAGTTTTGGGCGCCTTTTCGGGCCGTAACGCTCGTGAGCAATCTTACCCTGTCCCAGGTGGCGGATCTCGTGACCGATCCGGAGTTCGTACCGCAGCTCTTTCCCTTTCCCGTGTGGCGTCGTATCTATCCTGCGGGTCCTCTCGCGGCGCATGTCACGGGATATGTGGGAGAAATCACTCGGGAGGAATTGCAGCAGCGGGGTGACCAGGGGTACCTCGGTGGGGATCAGCTCGGAAAGGCCGGGATCGAACGTTTCTACGAGGAACAGCTTCGCGGACAGGCGGGCGAGGAGGCCGTCGAGGTGGATGCCCGAGGGCGGCGTCTTCGACAGATCGATTATCGTCCTCCCGCGCCGGGAGCGGATATTCGTTTGACCCTCGATCTCGGCGCCCAGAGAGTTGCGGCGGAACTCATGAGCGGGCGAAGGGGTGTCTTGCTCGCCATGGACGTGCACACCGGTGCACTGCGCGTCTTTTATTCGTCGCCCACCTACGATGTGAATCCCCTGACCTGGGGAGTGTCTCCGTCGGAGTGGGGAAAGCTCGTCAATGATCCGGATCGTCCCATGCTGAACAGAGCCATAGGCGGTGTCTATCCGCCGGGCTCGGTCTTCAAGGTCGTTCCCGCTCTTCTGGGGCTCGCGTCCGGAACGGTGACCGCCTCCACGACGGTACACTGCCCCGGCTACATGAATCTCGGGGACAGGACGTTCCGTTGCTGGCAGCGTTGGGGGCACGGCAGAGAGAACCTTGTAACGGCCATCAGGGATTCCTGCGACGTGTATTTCTACCAGCTCGGGCTATGGCTCGGTGCGGACGCTCTTGTGTCCTTCGCGGAGCGTTTCGGCATAGGGCAGCTCACCGGGGTGGACCTTCCCGGCGAGGTGGAGGGAACCGCTGCGGGAAGGGAGTGGAAAAAACGGCGCCTCAATGAATCCTGGTACCAGGGGGATACGGTCAATTATTCCATCGGGCAGGGTTTTCTGCTCATGACGCCCCTTCAGGTGGCGCGCATGGCTGCCGTCGTCGCAAACGGGGGCAAACTCGTCACCCCTCATTTCGCCGAAGGTCATTCCGCTTCCGTGACGGATCTCCAGCTTCCTCAGGAGGCGCTTCGGCTCGTTCGGAAGGGACTGGAAGAGGTTGTCCGGACGGGCACGGGGAAGCCCGCCGGAGCGTTCGGTGTCGAGATCGCGGGGAAGACGGGAACGGCCCAGAACGCCCATGGCGAGGATCACGCGTGGTTTTTCGGCTACGCTCCCGCGAAGGACCCGAAGCTGGTTGCGGTGGCTCTCGTGGAGGGAGGCGGCAAGGGGAGCAGTGTGGCCGGTCCTCTTGTCGCCGAGCTTCTTGCGTATCTGTGTCTCGGAGAACGACGTGGAAACGAGGGGAGAGGCGGGCAATGA
- a CDS encoding JAB domain-containing protein, whose translation MFLARLPRDQWPRERLFSLGPEALSLCELLAILLHTGSRGMDVLELGGMLLEEFGDLTGLARAAPEEFLAVKGLGEAKVANLVAALELARRLRSESAKTGRNETWRSRVASWAENLATEEREFILALFLDRKGRILGEKQVSYGGLDGAFLDLPFLLRRAVRLDAAAMVLGHNHPDGTPEPSREDRELTLLLSRRLRMLDMELFGHFVLAGGRFVPVEVGEERRKAGESACSSG comes from the coding sequence GTGTTTCTTGCACGGTTACCCCGGGACCAGTGGCCCCGGGAACGCCTTTTCTCTCTGGGGCCTGAAGCACTTTCACTCTGCGAGCTTCTCGCTATTCTTTTGCATACGGGTTCCCGGGGGATGGACGTTTTGGAACTTGGCGGTATGCTTCTTGAGGAGTTCGGTGATCTCACAGGTCTCGCTCGGGCGGCTCCGGAGGAGTTCCTCGCGGTGAAGGGACTGGGTGAAGCCAAGGTGGCGAACCTCGTCGCGGCTTTGGAGCTGGCGAGAAGGCTGCGAAGCGAAAGTGCCAAAACAGGCCGGAACGAGACGTGGCGCAGCCGTGTCGCTTCTTGGGCCGAAAACCTTGCAACGGAAGAAAGGGAGTTCATCCTTGCTCTTTTCCTGGATCGCAAGGGGCGGATCCTCGGGGAGAAACAGGTTTCCTATGGTGGGCTGGACGGAGCTTTCCTGGATCTGCCGTTTCTGTTGCGAAGGGCCGTTCGTCTCGACGCGGCGGCGATGGTTCTCGGTCACAATCATCCTGACGGTACTCCGGAACCCAGCAGGGAGGACCGGGAACTCACGTTGCTCCTCTCCAGGCGTCTTCGGATGCTGGATATGGAGCTGTTCGGGCATTTCGTGCTGGCTGGCGGCAGGTTCGTTCCTGTGGAGGTCGGCGAAGAGAGAAGGAAAGCGGGGGAATCTGCGTGTTCAAGTGGATAG
- a CDS encoding rod shape-determining protein gives MFKWIAGLFSRDVGIDLGTANIVVYVQGRGIVLSEPSAVAIKHTGRKGKEEVIAVGASAKAMVGKTPAGVVTVRPLQHGVIADFDMTEAMIGHFMTAATGRRHILAHPRVVICVPACVTEVERRAVIDATLGAGAREAYVIDEPIAAAMGAGLPIHEPRGNMVVDIGGGTSEVAVLSLGGIVVSKSLRSAGDEIDAAIVNMLRQNYTLCIGDVTAEEIKINIGTAMPLAEPLVMEVKGRDLMDGLPKAVRISSEEVREALNPITLRIEEMVKDALEQTPPELARDIVDQGMVLTGGGALLRGMGERLRRTLNVPVITAEQPLFSVALGVGRVLDELDAMKKILIAVDKGVQ, from the coding sequence GTGTTCAAGTGGATAGCGGGGCTTTTTAGCCGTGATGTCGGCATAGATCTGGGTACGGCGAACATCGTCGTCTACGTTCAGGGACGGGGAATCGTCCTCAGCGAACCCTCCGCGGTGGCTATCAAACACACGGGAAGAAAGGGAAAGGAAGAGGTCATCGCGGTCGGGGCCAGCGCAAAAGCCATGGTGGGCAAGACCCCCGCCGGAGTCGTGACGGTGCGTCCGCTGCAGCACGGAGTCATTGCCGACTTCGACATGACCGAGGCCATGATCGGCCATTTCATGACCGCTGCGACGGGAAGGCGTCACATCCTCGCGCATCCCCGGGTGGTCATCTGTGTTCCCGCCTGCGTGACGGAAGTGGAGCGCCGGGCCGTCATCGACGCGACGCTCGGAGCGGGTGCTCGGGAAGCCTATGTCATCGATGAACCCATCGCGGCCGCGATGGGTGCGGGGCTCCCCATCCACGAACCGCGGGGGAACATGGTGGTGGACATCGGAGGTGGCACAAGCGAGGTAGCGGTGCTTTCTCTCGGGGGCATCGTGGTGAGCAAATCCCTTCGCTCCGCGGGCGACGAGATCGATGCGGCCATCGTGAACATGCTTCGGCAGAATTACACGCTCTGTATTGGCGATGTCACCGCAGAGGAGATCAAGATCAACATCGGCACTGCGATGCCGCTCGCCGAACCGCTCGTCATGGAAGTGAAGGGAAGGGACCTCATGGATGGTCTTCCCAAAGCGGTGCGCATCAGTTCCGAAGAGGTGCGGGAGGCGTTGAACCCCATCACCCTCCGGATCGAGGAAATGGTGAAGGATGCGCTCGAACAGACTCCTCCGGAGCTTGCTCGGGACATTGTGGACCAGGGGATGGTTCTCACGGGAGGTGGCGCACTGCTTCGGGGTATGGGGGAACGTCTCCGGCGGACGCTGAACGTGCCCGTCATCACCGCCGAACAGCCGCTCTTTTCCGTTGCACTCGGCGTCGGGCGCGTTCTCGACGAACTGGATGCGATGAAGAAAATTCTCATCGCCGTGGATAAAGGAGTGCAATGA
- a CDS encoding RelA/SpoT family protein → MRATLGTLGTETRQGQGIAALRLLRDSFVGRLPENQRVTPVKLAWQELWGKAARFLSKEDLSVLGEALVIAAEAHKDQVRSTGDPYIVHPLSVASILADMQLDRDTLVATLLHDVLEDTPLDSAMLEQKFGAQVLTLVDGVTKLGKLPFRSFEDYQAENLRKMFLVMAKDIRVVLIKLADRVHNMRTLQALRRDKQLRIAKETIEIYAPLAHRLGIYQIKRELEDLSYKILDPDMYHEIRRRVRKKLPEREAIVKKAIDLLQERLKGSGVDVYITGRAKHFYSIYEKMRRKNLSLDQLYDLLAVRVIVNTVVECYTVLGVVHTLWKPIPGQFDDYIANPKNNMYQSLHTTVVGPSGEPLEVQIRTWEMNLLAEYGIAAHWRYKERKTKMDELDNKLTWIRQALESPGEDNEPAEFLEHLKADVLTSEVFVFTPKGDVMNLPHGSTPIDFAYTIHTEVGNKCVGAMVNGRIVSMDYTLQNGDIVRVLTSPQGRPSRDWLKLVRSNRAQAKIRSYFRQQDRAERDERLGKGQEMLERELRRRLEQPELELTSEYMGALNKIAHDMGFSNGEDLLVEIGSGRQNPSAVASRVVQLRATTSQDVEIPQEAVIPKREVDAEIVVDGTEGVLVGIANCCRPIPGDAIVGYVTKNRGITVHRVDCANVDTSAEERTIPVAWGKKTAPRYTSRIKLEAADRPGLFAEVTQALAAGDASILSVKANVKGANRAVMTAEIQVHDLEHLYRIMARINTVKGVMQVERG, encoded by the coding sequence ATGCGTGCCACCTTGGGGACGCTTGGGACCGAGACGCGTCAAGGACAGGGAATAGCTGCTTTGCGTCTTCTTCGGGACAGCTTCGTCGGCAGGCTTCCCGAGAACCAGCGTGTCACGCCGGTCAAACTCGCATGGCAGGAATTGTGGGGGAAAGCGGCCCGTTTTCTTTCGAAAGAGGATCTTTCCGTTCTGGGAGAAGCCCTCGTGATTGCTGCGGAGGCGCACAAGGACCAGGTGCGGTCTACGGGAGACCCCTACATTGTGCATCCACTCAGCGTCGCCTCTATCCTTGCGGACATGCAGCTCGACAGGGACACGCTCGTGGCGACGCTTCTGCATGATGTCCTCGAAGACACTCCTCTCGACTCGGCGATGTTGGAACAGAAATTCGGGGCACAAGTGCTCACCCTCGTTGATGGAGTCACGAAGCTCGGCAAGCTCCCCTTTCGTTCCTTCGAGGACTACCAGGCGGAGAATCTGCGCAAGATGTTCCTCGTCATGGCCAAGGATATCCGGGTGGTCCTCATCAAGCTCGCGGACAGGGTGCACAACATGCGAACGCTTCAGGCCCTTCGGAGGGACAAGCAGCTCCGCATCGCAAAGGAGACCATCGAGATTTACGCGCCTCTCGCGCATCGGCTTGGTATCTATCAGATCAAGAGGGAACTCGAGGACCTTTCCTACAAGATCCTCGACCCGGACATGTACCACGAGATCCGCCGCCGGGTCCGGAAAAAACTTCCCGAGAGGGAGGCCATTGTCAAGAAGGCCATCGACCTGCTCCAGGAACGACTCAAAGGTTCCGGAGTCGATGTATACATCACGGGAAGAGCAAAACATTTCTACAGCATCTACGAGAAAATGCGAAGAAAAAACCTCTCTCTCGACCAGCTCTACGACCTGCTGGCGGTGAGGGTTATCGTCAATACAGTGGTGGAATGCTACACGGTTCTCGGTGTGGTGCATACCCTGTGGAAGCCTATTCCGGGGCAATTCGACGACTACATCGCCAATCCGAAGAACAACATGTACCAGTCTCTGCATACCACGGTGGTGGGTCCCAGCGGCGAGCCTTTGGAGGTGCAGATTCGAACCTGGGAGATGAATCTCCTCGCCGAATACGGCATTGCGGCTCACTGGCGATACAAAGAACGCAAGACCAAAATGGACGAGCTCGACAACAAGCTCACCTGGATACGGCAGGCTCTCGAATCCCCCGGGGAGGACAATGAACCGGCGGAGTTTCTTGAGCATCTCAAGGCGGATGTGCTCACCTCGGAGGTCTTTGTCTTCACTCCAAAGGGGGATGTCATGAATCTCCCCCACGGCTCCACGCCCATCGATTTCGCCTACACCATCCACACGGAGGTGGGGAACAAGTGCGTCGGGGCCATGGTGAACGGGCGTATTGTCTCGATGGACTACACACTGCAGAACGGGGATATCGTGCGTGTGCTCACCTCCCCTCAGGGGCGCCCCTCCAGGGACTGGTTGAAGCTTGTTCGGAGCAATCGTGCTCAGGCGAAGATCCGGAGCTATTTTCGCCAGCAGGATAGAGCGGAGCGGGATGAACGGCTGGGCAAGGGGCAGGAGATGCTCGAGCGGGAGTTGCGCCGCCGCCTGGAGCAGCCGGAGCTGGAGTTGACCTCGGAGTACATGGGGGCTCTCAACAAAATCGCCCATGACATGGGATTTTCCAACGGGGAAGACCTGCTCGTTGAAATCGGATCGGGGCGCCAGAATCCCAGTGCCGTCGCATCGAGGGTTGTGCAGCTTAGGGCAACGACGTCCCAGGATGTGGAAATCCCCCAGGAGGCAGTTATTCCGAAGAGGGAAGTCGATGCGGAAATCGTGGTGGACGGAACGGAAGGAGTGCTTGTGGGAATCGCCAACTGCTGCAGGCCCATTCCCGGGGATGCCATCGTGGGATACGTGACGAAGAACCGCGGTATCACCGTGCACAGGGTGGACTGCGCCAATGTGGACACTTCGGCGGAGGAGCGCACCATCCCCGTTGCATGGGGAAAAAAGACCGCTCCCCGCTACACGAGCAGGATCAAGCTCGAGGCGGCGGACCGACCGGGACTGTTTGCCGAGGTCACCCAGGCTTTGGCCGCAGGAGATGCGTCCATTCTGAGCGTCAAGGCCAACGTGAAGGGAGCCAATCGTGCGGTCATGACCGCTGAGATTCAGGTTCATGATCTGGAACACCTTTATCGGATCATGGCGCGGATCAATACCGTCAAAGGTGTCATGCAAGTGGAACGGGGGTGA
- a CDS encoding single-stranded-DNA-specific exonuclease RecJ has translation MIDICAGDEIRVRYPEEDASTLALTLGCSRIFASVLQMRGLGCSEKARAKHRPGLRLALEELFLGNEDPGGEGLRAALREGVRVVVYGDYDVDGVAATSLAVELCLSYGAEVRYYIPHRRLQGYGIHEEMIGRILQMGCDLLLVVDCGTRDRKILEGVVAAGVPVWVFDHHLPEGSTVRDVGAVLINPHASNGDEEGVRLCATGVLWAWLFRNALAPEEWLRERLDLVALATVADCVSLGPLNRALVFEGLERIRQGRRVGLRLLAERLGLVFQRIGEEDLAMKLIPCLNAAGRLDLADVSVRVLLGEKDTLQWVERLVELNRKRQYLSGRLVDEISTAISAEERHVLRGNEWPVGILSSVASRLCSQFRRPIALAAPAGEVLRGTLRVPGGVDAVAILRNVEEHLLEWGGHRQAAGFSVAPERWNVVEERLEYSLSEVKIQKDLLEVLAFPPQEIDMASWREVETLGPFGMGNPRPLLYAENKGVSSIRPLGGNGRHVTVEVGGVPLLGFNAAKLLAGCPNPRGWVYAPRIDHWRGQARLQFVLERIVHSGGVEHA, from the coding sequence CGAGTGTACTCCAGATGCGCGGCTTGGGGTGTTCTGAGAAGGCTCGGGCGAAACATCGTCCGGGCCTTCGGCTCGCTTTGGAGGAACTTTTCCTCGGTAATGAAGATCCTGGAGGCGAAGGGCTCCGGGCCGCCCTTCGCGAGGGGGTGCGGGTCGTCGTCTATGGGGACTACGATGTCGATGGTGTTGCTGCCACGTCGCTCGCGGTGGAACTGTGTCTTTCGTACGGAGCGGAAGTCCGTTACTATATTCCGCATCGGCGCCTGCAGGGATACGGTATTCACGAGGAGATGATCGGCCGCATTCTGCAGATGGGGTGCGATCTTCTCCTCGTCGTGGATTGCGGCACCAGGGACCGGAAGATTCTGGAGGGCGTCGTCGCCGCCGGTGTTCCCGTGTGGGTTTTCGACCATCATTTGCCCGAAGGTTCCACAGTCCGGGACGTGGGGGCCGTTCTCATCAATCCCCATGCCTCGAACGGAGACGAAGAAGGAGTGCGCCTTTGCGCCACGGGAGTCCTCTGGGCGTGGCTTTTCCGAAACGCCCTCGCGCCGGAGGAGTGGCTTCGTGAACGCCTGGATCTCGTGGCACTGGCCACTGTGGCGGATTGTGTCTCCCTGGGTCCTTTGAACCGCGCCCTCGTTTTCGAGGGACTCGAGCGCATCCGCCAAGGGCGAAGGGTGGGCCTGAGATTGCTCGCGGAGCGGCTCGGGCTCGTTTTTCAGCGTATCGGCGAGGAAGACCTCGCCATGAAACTCATTCCCTGCCTGAATGCTGCGGGAAGACTCGATCTCGCGGATGTGTCCGTTCGGGTTCTTCTCGGAGAGAAGGACACGCTCCAGTGGGTGGAGCGGCTTGTCGAACTGAACAGAAAACGTCAGTATCTTTCCGGGCGGCTCGTGGACGAGATCTCCACGGCAATCTCCGCGGAGGAACGTCATGTTCTTCGGGGGAACGAATGGCCTGTGGGAATCCTGAGCAGTGTGGCAAGCCGTCTCTGCTCGCAATTCCGAAGGCCCATCGCGCTGGCGGCGCCGGCGGGAGAGGTTCTTCGCGGCACTCTCCGCGTGCCCGGCGGAGTGGATGCGGTGGCGATTCTTCGGAATGTGGAGGAACATCTCCTTGAGTGGGGCGGACACCGTCAAGCCGCTGGATTCAGCGTTGCTCCCGAAAGATGGAATGTCGTGGAGGAAAGGCTCGAATACAGCCTGTCCGAAGTGAAAATCCAGAAGGACCTTCTGGAGGTCCTCGCCTTTCCTCCGCAGGAGATCGACATGGCTTCCTGGCGGGAGGTGGAAACGCTGGGGCCTTTCGGCATGGGCAATCCAAGACCGCTCCTCTACGCGGAGAACAAAGGGGTTTCGTCGATCCGTCCCCTCGGAGGCAACGGGAGGCACGTCACCGTGGAGGTTGGAGGCGTGCCTCTCCTCGGATTCAATGCGGCCAAACTTCTCGCGGGGTGTCCGAATCCCCGCGGATGGGTGTATGCTCCCCGAATTGACCACTGGAGGGGACAAGCGCGCCTTCAGTTCGTGCTGGAGCGAATCGTCCATAGCGGAGGCGTTGAGCATGCGTGA
- the mreC gene encoding rod shape-determining protein MreC, with protein sequence MERKGVNNPWVHGVLAGVVGLLLFIVSLQLPLARSAMDATARFLYWPEYPASALRRHLREMYLWITRETERQERLEQLEGEVLALRAVVRRLGVTEQPPARGMVTARVTLREPSRWWQEIRIDQGSLSGIRVGSPVLQNGFLVGRVSQTGERFAWVELITSSTLLIPAVLDRTRDLGVVTGDDAGRVLLLYIPEEKKLQAEMSVSTALVGEFLPPGIPIGKVAFAEEVTGGYRPYVLAIGGDLARLYTVSVMVQEGLP encoded by the coding sequence ATGGAACGGAAGGGCGTGAACAATCCCTGGGTTCATGGTGTCCTGGCCGGTGTGGTGGGACTGTTGCTCTTCATCGTCTCCTTGCAGCTTCCCCTCGCACGAAGCGCCATGGACGCCACGGCGAGGTTCCTTTACTGGCCGGAATACCCCGCCAGCGCGCTCAGACGTCACCTCCGGGAGATGTACCTGTGGATCACCCGGGAAACGGAGCGTCAGGAGCGGCTCGAGCAGCTGGAAGGAGAAGTCCTTGCGCTTCGCGCCGTGGTACGCCGTCTCGGCGTGACGGAGCAGCCACCTGCCCGGGGCATGGTGACCGCCCGGGTGACTCTTCGCGAACCGAGTCGGTGGTGGCAGGAGATCCGGATCGACCAGGGAAGCCTTTCGGGAATTCGCGTGGGCTCACCGGTGCTGCAGAACGGATTCCTTGTCGGAAGAGTCTCTCAGACAGGTGAGAGGTTCGCCTGGGTCGAACTGATCACCTCCAGTACGCTGCTCATTCCCGCCGTACTGGACCGCACGAGGGATTTGGGTGTCGTGACGGGCGACGACGCGGGCAGAGTGTTGCTGCTCTACATCCCCGAGGAAAAAAAACTCCAGGCGGAGATGAGCGTCAGCACCGCCCTTGTGGGCGAATTCCTCCCCCCGGGTATCCCCATCGGCAAAGTCGCCTTTGCCGAGGAGGTGACCGGCGGATATCGCCCCTACGTCCTTGCCATCGGTGGTGATCTGGCCAGGCTGTATACCGTTTCCGTCATGGTCCAGGAGGGACTGCCGTGA
- a CDS encoding MBL fold metallo-hydrolase: MEMRRFALGALWTNGYLVWTEERRGIFVDPGGDVSEVDAWLREKEIVLEAILLTHGHADHIAGVEGLRRGKKIPVAIHVLDAPKLSAATENLSAFIGNPLVCNAAELLLEDGMTLEIAGFSIHVLHTPGHTEGSCCFLVEEQKSLSQGTTGVSASASRRNETLLFSGDTLFAQSVGRTDLPGGDEATLLHSLKKLAELPDELRVLPGHGPETTIGRERESNPFWPR, translated from the coding sequence ATGGAGATGCGCCGTTTCGCCCTGGGGGCGTTGTGGACGAACGGATATCTGGTGTGGACCGAGGAGCGGCGGGGAATTTTCGTCGATCCCGGCGGCGATGTTTCGGAGGTTGATGCCTGGCTTCGGGAAAAGGAGATTGTCCTCGAAGCAATCCTTCTCACCCATGGACATGCGGATCATATCGCCGGTGTGGAGGGGCTGCGCAGGGGAAAAAAGATTCCCGTGGCCATCCATGTGCTCGACGCGCCGAAACTCTCCGCCGCCACGGAGAACCTCTCTGCCTTCATAGGAAATCCTCTGGTGTGCAATGCGGCGGAGTTGCTCCTTGAGGACGGAATGACTTTGGAGATCGCAGGGTTTTCTATTCACGTTCTCCATACGCCGGGGCATACGGAGGGATCCTGCTGTTTCCTCGTGGAGGAGCAGAAGTCCCTTTCGCAAGGAACGACAGGTGTCTCCGCGTCGGCCTCGCGAAGGAACGAGACGCTGCTCTTCTCCGGAGACACGCTCTTCGCCCAGAGCGTGGGCAGAACGGACCTCCCCGGAGGCGATGAGGCGACCCTGCTCCACTCTCTGAAGAAGCTCGCCGAGCTTCCCGACGAGCTTCGGGTGCTTCCAGGCCACGGCCCGGAGACGACCATCGGGCGGGAGCGGGAAAGCAATCCTTTCTGGCCTCGCTAA